A genomic region of Candidatus Neomarinimicrobiota bacterium contains the following coding sequences:
- a CDS encoding phosphate butyryltransferase, translating to MIRSFAELVSVARSGEAKRVVIAGCGNKAVVEAVRHAAEEEFSVPILIGNEKDVEQALPHFPAEAFVLTFTEEDDRSIADTAVSLIMNGEGDILLKGSVSTELLMKAVLNKKAGIRDFDLLSDCFLFETDDRIVTITDGGVVLYPDVDQKQRLIENAVRLYHSLGYEEPKVAVCAAIENVNEKMQATVDAAELTRRNREGELTGCIVDGPLALDLALSQEALAIKGVESPLNGSADILVMPNIEVANMVAKSTQYIAGKEAAHIIMGASNPVLIPSRSDTARGKYLSIALAVAVS from the coding sequence ATGATTCGTAGCTTTGCAGAGCTCGTATCAGTAGCTAGGTCAGGAGAAGCTAAGCGTGTCGTAATTGCCGGCTGTGGAAATAAGGCAGTCGTCGAAGCTGTCCGCCACGCGGCAGAGGAGGAATTTTCAGTACCGATACTGATCGGAAATGAAAAAGACGTTGAGCAGGCACTGCCGCACTTTCCGGCGGAAGCGTTTGTATTGACTTTCACGGAGGAGGATGACAGGAGTATCGCAGACACTGCCGTTTCGCTAATCATGAATGGCGAGGGAGATATTCTCCTGAAGGGGAGTGTATCAACCGAACTGCTGATGAAGGCCGTACTAAACAAGAAAGCCGGTATCCGGGATTTTGATCTACTTAGTGACTGCTTCCTGTTCGAAACCGATGACCGAATAGTCACTATCACTGACGGCGGCGTCGTACTCTATCCGGATGTCGACCAAAAGCAACGCCTCATAGAAAATGCCGTCAGACTTTACCATTCCCTGGGATACGAGGAGCCGAAAGTGGCCGTCTGTGCCGCCATCGAAAATGTAAACGAAAAAATGCAGGCCACTGTGGATGCCGCCGAATTAACTCGACGCAACCGGGAGGGCGAACTCACCGGATGTATCGTGGACGGGCCGTTGGCGCTGGATCTGGCTCTGTCCCAGGAAGCGCTGGCAATCAAGGGTGTTGAGTCACCATTGAACGGCTCTGCGGATATTTTAGTAATGCCGAACATCGAGGTGGCAAATATGGTGGCAAAGAGCACCCAATACATCGCCGGGAAAGAGGCGGCGCATATCATCATGG
- the buk gene encoding butyrate kinase, with the protein MKKSPLKILAINPGSTSTKVALFQDTEGTTRQNLEHSPEELNKFDSIWSQLDFRLAAIEAFLSETLSEGESLDGVAGRGGLLRPVPGGVYEVNADIVKDAEVGYQGEHASNLGCALAEHIAQQYDTRAFIVDPVSTDEMEDIARISGHPAIERRGLSHALNLHYVACKASESAGLNPVESKFVIAHLGGGISVAPVDGGRIIDVNDANNEGPFSTTRSGTLPPVTLGEWIVNSEFTINEVRNELLKKSGLLGYLGIADGKEIQQRIENGDSETEQIICAMAYQVAKEIAAMSSVLCGNVDSIILTGGLAKLPALVQQIIKRTEWIAPVTVMAGEYEMEALANGVYRVLTGKDGPKHYPSGETPK; encoded by the coding sequence ATGAAAAAATCTCCGTTGAAGATCCTGGCGATTAATCCGGGCTCCACATCAACCAAAGTTGCATTATTCCAGGATACCGAGGGAACCACTCGGCAGAATTTGGAGCATTCACCGGAAGAGTTGAACAAATTCGACTCGATCTGGAGCCAACTGGACTTCCGACTGGCAGCGATAGAAGCATTCCTCTCAGAGACCTTGTCTGAAGGTGAATCGTTAGATGGCGTTGCAGGGAGGGGAGGTTTGCTCAGACCAGTTCCTGGCGGAGTCTACGAGGTGAATGCGGATATCGTCAAAGATGCAGAAGTTGGATATCAGGGTGAGCACGCGTCCAATTTGGGGTGCGCACTGGCTGAACACATTGCACAGCAGTACGACACCAGGGCGTTCATCGTCGACCCGGTTAGTACGGATGAAATGGAGGATATCGCGCGGATTTCGGGACATCCGGCTATCGAACGCCGTGGATTGAGTCACGCGCTGAACCTGCACTATGTCGCCTGCAAAGCATCAGAATCAGCCGGTTTGAATCCTGTTGAATCAAAGTTCGTTATCGCTCATCTTGGAGGGGGCATTTCGGTGGCCCCGGTCGACGGTGGACGAATTATCGATGTAAACGATGCCAATAACGAAGGGCCGTTTTCCACGACCCGCTCCGGAACACTTCCACCGGTAACCCTGGGCGAATGGATAGTTAACAGCGAATTTACTATAAATGAAGTTCGCAATGAACTGTTGAAAAAAAGCGGATTATTGGGGTATCTCGGGATCGCGGACGGAAAGGAAATACAGCAACGGATTGAAAATGGCGATTCGGAAACCGAGCAGATCATCTGCGCGATGGCGTATCAGGTTGCCAAAGAGATTGCAGCAATGAGTTCGGTACTTTGTGGTAATGTGGACAGCATTATTCTCACCGGCGGGCTGGCGAAATTGCCAGCGCTTGTCCAGCAAATCATAAAGCGGACTGAGTGGATTGCCCCTGTCACCGTGATGGCCGGAGAATACGAAATGGAGGCGCTGGCCAATGGGGTGTACCGCGTGTTGACCGGAAAGGACGGCCCAAAGCATTATCCCTCAGGAGAAACACCGAAATGA